A genomic region of Oryza glaberrima chromosome 1, OglaRS2, whole genome shotgun sequence contains the following coding sequences:
- the LOC127760269 gene encoding phenolic glucoside malonyltransferase 1-like: MASSAEVRVVAATRVPLLRRPQPHLEQIPLSLFDAPFVAFPAINRVFFYDDDGGADYPSLVESLKSSLADTIAVYFPLAGKLTYLPSTGDVVVDCSPSAVADGVAFLEVEVDGGTPARTPTERLDVPAFLRLVPSLEVPELPAPVLAVQATRFVGGGGGGGVAVGVAVHHAVADGQSFWRFMDAWSAAARGRPSPPAPAFDRSAIVHPMAADMARRILRKKAPELPLIPTANLLRRTWERHVVTTLELDSHRIGHIKNRIAELDEATTASPGTERRPRRLPSTFVAVAALVWSSVVRARASRQPDDGARAHLVFPADCRRRLDPPVDAAYFGNCVRCCVAGAAAGDLADAHRGVLHAREAIREAIDGFLEHPMVEAFDAWIDAVAALVRQPGFVAVTASPRFQVYEVDLGWGAPSRVEFASESLPNGMVAMTAGRKEASVQVMATLRPEHMEAFRSQLLYW; this comes from the exons ATGGCTTCCAGTGCCGAGGTGagagtcgtcgccgccacccgcgTCCCGCTCCTGCGCCGCCCGCAGCCGCACCTGGAGCAGATTCCGCTCTCCCTCTTCGACGCCCCCTTCGTGGCGTTTCCGGCGATCAACCGCGTCTTCttctacgacgacgacggtggcgccgaCTACCCATCCCTCGTGGAGTCGCTCAAGTCGTCGCTCGCGGACACCATCGCGGTCTACTTCCCCCTCGCCGGCAAGCTCACCTACCTGCCCTCTaccggcgacgtcgtcgtcgactgctcgccgtccgccgtcgccgacggggTCGCGTTCCTGGAGGTGGAGGTCGACGGTGGCACGCCGGCACGGACGCCCACCGAGAGGCTCGACGTCCCGGCGTTCTTGCGGCTCGTGCCCAGCCTGGAGGTCCCCGAGCTCCCCGCGCCGGTGCTCGCCGTGCAGGCGACGcgcttcgtcggcggcgggggcgggggcggcgtcgCGGTGGGCGTGGCCGTGCACCACGCCGTGGCAGACGGCCAGAGCTTCTGGCGGTTCATGGAcgcgtggtcggcggcggcgcgcggccggccatCTCCCCCCGCGCCGGCGTTTGACCGGTCGGCGATCGTGCACCCCATGGCCGCTGACATGGCGCGGCGCATCCTCCGTAAGAAGGCACCGGAGCTACCACTG ATCCCCACCGCAAATCTCTTGAGACGAACGTGGGAACGTCACGTCGTGACCACGCTAGAACTGGACAGCCACCGCATCGGCCACATCAAGAACCGCATCGCGGAGCTCGACGAGGCAACCACGGCGAGCCCCGGGACAgagcgccgcccccgccggctcccctccacgttcgtcgccgtcgcggccctCGTCTGGTCGTCCGTCGTCCGGGCCAGGGCGTCCCGCCAGCCGGACGACGGCGCCCGCGCGCACCTCGTATTCCCAGCCgactgccggcggcggctggaccCGCCGGTCGACGCGGCATACTTCGGCAACTGCGTCCGGTGCTGCGTCGCcggggcggccgccggcgacctggCCGACGCCCACCGCGGCGTCCTGCACGCGCGCGAGGCGATCCGGGAGGCGATCGACGGGTTCTTGGAGCACCCGATGGTGGAGGCGTTCGACGCGTGgatcgacgccgtcgccgcgctggTCCGGCAGCCCGGGTTCGTGGCCGTGACCGCGTCGCCGCGGTTTCAGGTGTACGAGGTGGATTTGGGCTGGGGCGCGCCGAGCCGGGTGGAGTTCGCGTCGGAGAGTTTGCCCAATGGCATGGTGGCGATGACCGCCGGGCGGAAGGAGGCGAGCGTGCAGGTGATGGCGACGCTCCGTCCGGAGCATATGGAGGCGTTTAGGTCGCAACTTCTTTACTGGTGA
- the LOC127760274 gene encoding malonyl-coenzyme:anthocyanin 5-O-glucoside-6'''-O-malonyltransferase-like, which produces MASGAEVRVVAAIRVPLLRRSPPHLEQIPLSLFDVWFLPQPPIQRLFLYDDDGGGGGADDYFPSLVESLRSSLADAVAVFFPLAGKLTYVPSTGDVVVDCSPSAVGDGVAFLEAESDGDVRALSAAERHDVPAFLRLVPSLEAPELPAPVLAVQVTRFVGGGGRGGVAVGVAVHHAVADGLSFWRFMDAWSAAARGRPSPPAPVFDRSAIVHPMAADVARRILRKVTPELPLLPTANWLRRTWQHHDTTTLELDRHRIADIKNRIAELDYEATTTASPRRRLPSTFVAVSALVWSSVVRAAMSSHSHPADDARARLVFLADCRPRLDPPVDAAYFGNCVRGCVAEAAARDLAADDPRAFDTWLDDVGAMLRRRQPGGSLVVVAVAASPRFEAYAAGDLGWGAPSRVEFVSEGAPDGMVVLTGGRKEASVQVSACLGPEYMEAFRSQVLDW; this is translated from the exons ATGGCTTCCGGTGCGGAGGTGAGAGTCGTTGCCGCCATCCGCgtcccgctcctccgccgctcgccgccgcacctcgAGCAGATCCCGCTCTCCCTCTTCGACGTCTGGTTCTTGCCGCAGCCGCCGATCCAACGCCTCTTCctctacgacgacgacggcggcggcggtggcgccgacgACTACTTCCCGTCCCTCGTCGAGTCGCTAAGGTCGtcgctcgccgacgccgtcgcggtCTTCTTCCCCCTCGCCGGGAAGCTCACGTACGTCCCCTCcaccggcgacgtcgtcgtcgactgctcgccgtccgccgtcggGGACGGGGTCGCGTTCCTGGAGGCGGagagcgacggcgacgtgcgGGCGCTGTCGGCCGCCGAGCGGCACGACGTCCCGGCGTTCTTGCGGCTCGTGCCCAGCCTGGAGGCCCCCGAGCTCCCCGCGCCGGTGCTCGCCGTGCAGGTGACGcggttcgtcggcggcgggggccgggGCGGCGTCGCGGTCGGCGTGGCCGTGCACCACGCCGTGGCGGATGGCCTGAGCTTCTGGCGGTTCATGGAcgcgtggtcggcggcggcgcgcggccggccatCTCCCCCCGCGCCGGTGTTCGACCGGTCGGCGATCGTGCACCCCATGGCCGCTGACGTGGCGCGGCGCATCCTCCGGAAGGTGACACCGGAGCTACCACTG CTCCCCACCGCGAATTGGTTGAGGCGAACGTGGCAACACCACGACACGACCACGCTAGAGCTCGATCGCCACCGCATCGCCGACATCAAGAACCGCATCGCGGAGCTCGACTACGAGGCCACCACCACGGcgagcccgcgccgccggctccctTCCACGTtcgtcgccgtctccgcccTCGTCTGGTCGTCCGTCGTCCGTGCCGCCATGTCGTCCCACTCCCACCCGGCggacgacgcgcgcgcgcgcctcgtCTTCCTCGCCGACTGCCGCCCGCGGCTGGACCCGCCGGTGGACGCGGCCTACTTCGGCAACTGCGTCCGGGGCTGCGTCGCCGAGGCGGCCGcgcgcgacctcgccgccgacgacccccGG GCGTTCGACACGTGGCTCGACGACGTGGGCGCcatgctccggcggcggcagccgggggGGTCGCTCGTCGTCGTGGCggtggccgcctcgccgcggttCGAGGCGTACGCCGCGGGGGACCTGGGGTGGGGCGCGCCGAGCAGGGTGGAGTTCGTGTCGGAGGGCGCGCCCGATGGCATGGTGGTGTTGACgggcgggaggaaggaggcgagcGTGCAGGTCTCGGCGTGCCTCGGTCCGGAGTACATGGAGGCTTTTAGGTCGCAAGTTCTTGATTGGTGA
- the LOC127768995 gene encoding aspartic proteinase-like: protein MGRNHLCLVTCLWILSCAVLLHASPDGLLRISLNKKRLDKKTLDGAKLAREESHRLRADGLGDDIVPLDNYLDTQYFGEIGIGTPPQNFTVIFDTGSSNLWVPSVKCYFSIACYLHHRYKSKGSSSYKKNGESCSISYGSGSIAGFFSEDSVLVGDLAVKNQMFIETTREPSLTFIIGKFDGILGLGFPEISVGGAPPIWQGMKEQQLIEKDVFSFWLNRDPDAPTGGELIFGGVDPNHYKGSHTYVPVTRKGYWQFEMGDLLIDDYSTGFCSGGCAAIADSGTSLLGGPTTIVAQINHAIGAEGIVSMECKQVVRDYGDMILEMLIAQASPMKLCSQIGLCAFDGTRSVRNNIESVVDKEKVGSDLSCTACEMAVVWIQNQLRHNQTRELILQYADQLCERLPSPNGESAVDCDEISNMPNLSFTIANKTFTLTPEQYVVKLEQQGQTVCISGFMAFDVPPPRGPLWILGDVFMGAYHTVFDFGKNRIGFAESA, encoded by the exons ATGGGACGGAACCATCTTTGCCTGGTCACTTGCTTGTGGATTCTGTCATGCGCAGTTCTGCTTCATGCTTCTCCTGATGGATTGCTGAGAATTAGCCTGAATAAGAAGAGATTGGACAAGAAGACCTTGGACGGTGCAAAATTGGCAAGGGAGGAAAGCCATCGTCTGAGAGCCGACGGTTTAGGTGATGACATAGTTCCTTTGGACAACTACCTGGACACGCAGTACTTTGGAGAGATCGGCATCGGCACTCCACCACAGAACTTCACTGTGATATTCGACACTGGAAGCTCCAACTTGTGGGTTCCATCAGTGAAATGTTATTTTTCG ATAGCATGCTACTTACACCACAGGTACAAGTCAAAAGGGTCGAGCAGTTACAAAAAGAATG GAGAATCTTGCAGCATTTCCTATGGGTCTGGATCAATTGCTGGTTTCTTCAGTGAGGATAGCGTGCTAGTTGGGGATCTTGCTGTGAAAAATCAG ATGTTCATTGAGACAACCAGGGAACCGAGCCTTACTTTCATCATCGGGAAGTTTGATGGAATTCTTGGACTTGGATTTCCGGAGATCTCTGTGGGAGGAGCCCCTCCAATTTG GCAGGGAATGAAAGAGCAGCAACTGATCGAGAAGGATGTATTCTCCTTCTGGCTCAACCGCGATCCTGATGCACCGACAGGGGGTGAGTTAATCTTTGGTGGTGTAGACCCAAATCATTACAAGGGGAGCCATACATATGTTCCTGTTACCCGTAAAGGCTACTGGCAGTTTGAGATGGGGGATCTTCTTATTGATGACTACTCAACTGGGTTCTGTTCTGGTGGTTGCGCCGCTATTGCGGATTCAGGGACTTCATTGCTCGGTGGCCCAACA ACTATTGTTGCTCAAATTAATCACGCAATTGGAGCTGAGGGAATTGTTAGTATGGAATGCAAACAAGTTGTGCGGGACTACGGGGACATGATCCTCGAGATGCTCATAGCACAG GCAAGCCCCATGAAACTGTGCTCTCAGATTGGTCTCTGTGCATTTGATGGTACTCGCTCTGTCAG AAACAATATAGAGTCTGTTGTTGATAAAGAAAAGGTGGGCTCAGATCTTTCCTGCACTGCTTGCGAGATGGCTGTTGTCTGGATACAGAATCAGCTCCGACATAACCAAACAAGGGAGCTCATTTTGCAATATGCTGACCAG CTCTGCGAGCGTCTCCCAAGCCCCAATGGCGAATCGGCAGTCGACTGCGATGAGATCTCAAACATGCCGAACCTTTCATTCACCATAGCAAACAAGACCTTCACCTTGACACCAGAGCAG TACGTAGTGAAGCTGGAGCAGCAAGGTCAAACTGTTTGCATCAGCGGGTTCATGGCGTTCGACGTGCCACCTCCACGCGGCCCACTCTG GATTCTTGGAGACGTGTTCATGGGTGCATACCACACTGTCTTCGACTTTGGCAAAAACAGGATTGGGTTCGCCGAGTCTGCTTGA